A single window of Oreochromis aureus strain Israel breed Guangdong linkage group 7, ZZ_aureus, whole genome shotgun sequence DNA harbors:
- the LOC116327755 gene encoding L-fucose kinase, with protein MSESGGFRWTVVVLTCQHKDSVYAFQRELELRQQRGVLSAGALVLTVRDRQEPLGSGGATLNALLVAAEHLSSRAGHTVVTADVLDDAYILILHTGRDFPWSSCSRAFCWLPEEKPDQKVQAPVCCLDLLLDCLNNQICPGSPPGVWVCSTDMILAVPPDFGLSWDGFSGVRVLALPGDIIYAANHGVYLSDSQGRVRDIIYRGTKEQLQRAAMPDGKVPLVSGPVFFSRSVSEKLLQTHVTPPLDGCTYLGLDSGAPPLQVSLFLDVLKCLCSDLTRDQFVSEERAGCSSAVGPRGTAVRSGRAELWRILRGAPLSLVYVPGGRYDYLTLSGKAHVDRLSRDWTGRNTLSHIQNKDVLSEGGRVINSVLEGAVAVAAGAVVQHCHLQGPLDVPPGCLLSGLELSTSQSVRCLPLSSDIIIQGHRIELGELQLDVYTVMGAHDDLEISSDDSNASFLNQTWSDFYSRTGIQPEELWVRGERSSLLEAHLFPVLHPRGGAVGLEGGVAWLLGGPGCLGGWRETWRLSLKEVLLLTHQETELQRREELLFLAGRRRVTDALRGRSDVCLLPCFRAAVLGGQQGALLEALDSIAAGSNEQGAELRTDLGVAARCLSCTADVLVCMAGGQGGLRSGPAANEAWSSAYAMLEEGDLKGGVHALTVQRQHWLSRPDLLVRAARHYEGAGQVLLRKAVMSSQRFISIEQGEVQPLGQWQEVECPARLDLAGGWSDTPPIAFEHGGSVTNVAVKVDGKRPIGARARRISEPRLLLVSYTGARSSGISTETACDSLDDLKDYCQPHAPGALLKAVCVCSGLVSLTSQHPLGHQLMERWGGGVELHSWSELPTGSGLGTSSILAGALLAAVYRCTSRTYDTDSLIHAVLYLEQILTTGGGWQDQVGGLVGGVKVGRSRASLPLQVEVERLSLPEEFVLALEQHLLLVYTGKTRLARNLLQDVVRSWYSRLPSMVQNAQQLVCNSEECARACVDGSLSRLAECLDRSWQQKKLMAPGCEPASVRAMMEALRPLVLGQSLAGAGGGGFLYLLTRKPRQQEVVLQVLNNTPGLGDFSVHSVELDRDGLTFLASLT; from the exons AGCTGGAGCTGAGGCAGCAGCGGGGTGTCCTCTCTGCAGGTGCATTGGTTTTGACCGTCAGGGACCGCCAGGAGCCGCTGGGCAGCGGCGGGGCAACGCTGAACGCTCTGCTGGTGGCCGCAGAGCACCTGAGCAGCAGAGCCGGGCACACA gtgGTGACCGCTGACGTCTTGGATGACGCTTACATCCTCATCCTCCACACG GGTCGGGACTTTCCCTGGAGCTCCTGCAGCCGAGCGTTCTGCTGGCTGCCCGAAGAGAAGCCCGATCAGAAGGTCCAGGCTCCGGTCTGCTGTCTGGATCTGCTGCTGGACTGCCTCAACAACCAG ATCTGTCCCGGTTCTCCTCCCGGTGTTTGGGTCTGCAGCACCGACATGATCCTCGCCGTCCCTCCTGACTTTG GTTTGTCCTGGGACGGATTCTCAGGTGTTCGGGTTTTGGCGTTACCTGGTGACATCATCTATGCAGCCAATCATGGTGTCTACCTGTCCGACTCACAG GGACGAGTCAGAGACATCATCTATCGAGGAACCAAAGAGCAGCTCCAGCGCGCTGCAATGCCTGATGGGAAAGTGCCACTG gtgtCGGGTCCGGTCTTCTTCAGCAGGTCTGTGTCTGAGAAGTTACTGCAGACTCACGTGACGCCGCCTCTGGACGGCTGCACTTACCTGGGGCTGGACTCTGGAGCTCCGCCCCTCCAG gtctctctcttcctggACGTGTTAAAGTGTCTCTGCTCGGATCTGACTCGGGATCAGTTTGTGAGCGAGGAGCGAGCGGGCTGCAGTTCAGCGGTCGGGCCACGGGGGACGGCGGTGAGGAGCGGCAGGGCAGAGCTGTGGAGGATCCTGAGAGGAGCTCCGCTCAGTCTGG TGTACGTCCCCGGCGGTCGCTATGACTACCTGACTCTGTCTGGGAAGGCGCATGTCGACCGACTGAGCCGCGATTGGACGGGGAGAAACACTCTCTCACATATCCAG aACAAGGACGTGTTGAGTGAAGGAGGTCGGGTGATCAATAGCGTTTTGGAGGGAGCCGTTGCTGTGGCTGCAGGAGCAGTGGTGCAACACTGCCACCTACAG GGTCCTCTGGACGTCCCGCCAGGCTGTCTGCTGTCGGGTCTCGAGCTGTCGACCTCACAGAGTGTCCGGTGCCTGCCGCTCAGCAGTGACATCATCATCCAGGGACACCGGATTGAGCTAGGGGAGCTGCAGCTGGACGTCTACACAGTGATGGGAGCGCACGATGACTTGGAG atcTCCTCTGACGACAGCAATGCTTCCTTCCTCAACCAGACCTGGAGCGACTTCTACAGCAGAACGGGAATACA GCCGGAGGAGCTGTGGGTTCGAGGAGAACGGAGCTCCCTCCTGGAGGCTCACCTCTTCCCAGTCCTCCACCCCAGAGGAGGCGCTGTGGGTCTGGAGGGAGGTGTGGCCTGGCTGCTGGGCGGGCCTGGCTGCCTGGGAGGGTGGAGGGAGACTTGGCGGCTTTCTCTGAAGGAGGTGCTGTTGCTCACCCACCAGGAGACGGAGCTACAGCGAAGGGAGGAGCTGCTGTTCCTGGCAGGAAGGCGGCGTGTGACCGACGCTCTGAGGGGGCGCTCGGACGTCTGCCTGCTGCCTTGCTTCAGGGCCGCTGTGCTAGgaggccagcagggggcgctgctGGAAGCTCTGGACAGCA TCGCAGCAGGGAGCAATGAGCAGGGGGCGGAGCTCAGAACAGATCTGGGTGTGGCTGCCCGCTGTCTCTCCTGCACTGCAGACGTATTGGTGTGCATGGCTGGGGGGCAGGGAGGTCTGAGGAGCGGGCCAGCAGCTAACGAAGCCTGGAGCTCCGCCTACGCCATGTTGGAGGAGGGTGACCTGAAGGGCGGAGTCCACGCACTCACTGTGCAGCGGCAGCACTGGCTCAGCAG GCCTGACCTGCTGGTGCGGGCGGCGCGGCACTACGAAGGCGCCGGACAGGTGCTGTTACGGAAGGCTGTGATGTCATCTCAGAGATTCATCTCCATTGAACAGGGTGAAGTCCAGCCCCTTGGACAGTGGCAGGAAGTAGAGTGTCCAGCTAGGCTAGACTTAGCAG GCGGCTGGAGCGACACTCCACCAATTGCATTCGAGCACGGGGGCTCCGTCACAAACGTCGCGGTGAAGGTCGACGGGAAGCGTCCTATTGGTGCCAGAGCCCGTCGCATCTCCGAGCCCCGCCTCCTCCTGGTCAGCTACACTGGAGCGCGGAGCAGTGGGATTTCCACGGAGACGGCGTGTGACAGCCTGGATGACCTGAAGGATTACTGTCAGCCTCACGCTCCCG GAGCGCTGctgaaggcagtgtgtgtgtgtagcggGCTGGTGTCCCTGACCTCCCAGCATCCTCTGGGGCATCAGCTGATGGAGCGGTGGGGAGGAGGGGTGGAGCTCCACAGCTGGTCAGAGCTGCCGACGGGATCAGGATTGG GTACCAGCAGCATCCTGGCGGGGGCGCTGTTGGCCGCGGTGTACAGGTGCACCAGCCGGACCTATGACACGGACTCCCTGATCCATGCCGTTTTGTACCTGGAGCAGATTCTCACCACAG gtGGAGGCTGGCAGGATCAAGTGGGCGGTCTGGTGGGCGGAGTAAAGGTGGGTCGATCCAGAGCATCCCTTCCCCTGCAGGTGGAGGTTGAGCGTCTCAGTCTTCCTGAGGAGTTCGTGCTCGCTCTGGAGCAGCACCTCCTGCTGGTCTACACCGGGAAGACCCGGCTGGCCCGAAATCTGCTCCAG GATGTGGTCCGCAGCTGGTACAGCCGCCTGCCGTCGATGGTGCAGAACGCCCAGCAGCTGGTGTGTAATTCAGAGGAGTGTGCTCGGGCCTGCGTGGACG GTTCTCTGTCCAGGCTGGCGGAGTGTCTGGACCGCTCATGGCAGCAGAAGAAGCTTATGGCCCCGGGCTGCGAGCCGGCGTCAGTGCGAGCTATGATGGAGGCCCTGAGGCCACTGGTGCTGGGCCAGAGTCTGGCTGGGGCCGGAGGCGGCGGCTTCCTTTACCTGCTGACTCGAAAGCCCCGACAGCAGGAGGTGGTGCTGCAGGTCCTCAACAACACGCCG GGCCTGGGAGACTTCAGTGTCCACTCTGTGGAGCTGGACAGGGACGGACTGACATTCCTGGCGTCGTTAACCTGA
- the pclaf gene encoding PCNA-associated factor → MVRTKADSVPGSYRKAVAASAPRKSLGASSSNATSNSQSSTPAKNKYAGGNPVCPRPTPTWQKGIGDFFGGPPRKMEKENRRPQEVEDDEEAGGSGMSKASRKARPLPAEDEEDDD, encoded by the exons ATGGTGAGGACAAAAGCCGATAGTGTGCCCGGTTCATACAGAAAAG CTGTTGCAGCTTCTGCCCCCCGGAAGTCTCTGGGTGCCAGTTCATCCAACGCCACCTCCAACAGCCAGTCCTCCACACCTG CAAAGAACAAATATGCCGGCGGGAACCCCGTGTGTCCTCGTCCCACCCCGACCTGGCAGAAGGGCATCGGGGACTTTTTTGGCGGTCCCCCCAGGAAGATGGAGAAGGAGAACAGGCGGCCCCAGGAGGTGGAGGACGATGAAGAGGCTGGAGGCAGTGGGATGTCAAAGGCCAGCAGGAA AGCCCGGCCGCTGCCCGCCGAGGATGAGGAGGACGATGACTGA